ATGTCATATGTGTGTTTAACTAGTGCTCCTTAAGAAATAGTTTTGGACCATATGTTGCAATAAGTTTTGCATCTTTCAAGGTTCTAATATACTAGTGGCTCGATTAGACACAACCACCATGTCGTAGAAACAACAAAATGCAAGACAACATTGATCTACGAGCAGATAAAAGTGGAGGAGACTCGGATTATGCCGGAAAATAAGAGTGCTAGATTTTATTGGAAGATTTAGGAATTTGGGTGAAAAATACAAAGTGGAGTTCCTCTTGTAACTTGTTGAACCACTCTGATTTTTACACCAAGAAAATGATACTAATTGAGATTTAGAAAGCTCCATATATTACTGTGTTAAGTATGATGCCTTCTTCAGGATTTTTAAATCAGTTTAGATTGCGGCAATGAAATTACTTCAACGTTTTGTGTTAAAAGGCTTGAAAGAGAACACGTTCATTGATTAACATTTACAAAGTATAGGACTATACATGCACAAACTCTTCCTTCGGTACAGAAGgagatttaaaagaataaaaaatatatatgacgtGCAATGATATCAACATCTATACAAatcttttaataacaaaatcatCTAACTATAGCTAACGTAATAGTTGacttaattatcttaatattgTGTCCCCTTTCTTTAAtgaagtttttctaaaaaattcacGGATGATATTTTCATTATGTAGACTAATGTCATTAGAGAACCTGACTTTTTTGTCCCTTTTGCACCAGCATGCGTGGCGAATGGCAATTGGTTTTCCTAGATAAAAGGTGGAGAAGatcatttctttcatttgcTCATGCAGCCATTGTTTGAGAGCCATTCCTTTTTTAATCTCATGTGACACTATAACTAAGTCCACCAAACTTTAGGGAACAGACATTAGGAAGCAAAGACCcaatttcaaattctaattaTTCACTCAATAAAAGGCTCACTTCACTTATTTCTTCAAAGCTCAGTTTGTATTCCTTTTTCCCCTGTGACACAGCTTCAGAGCCATTCAAAGTTCAGAGCTTTATCCATATTTTCTCTTCCATTGCAGGTTGGTTTTGTCTTATTGGCTTAAATTCATTTGGGTTTCTTTGTTTTGGCTAGACTTTGTTGACCAATTGGCCTCACTAATCACTTGGCTTCTCTAATCATAAGAGCTTGTTTTCTAGATTGAGTTATTGTTCTGAGAAAGATTGGTGGAAATgatgattagtaaattttgcGGTTCTTGTAGCCTCGAAGTGCCCCGGGTCTTGTAGACCTAGACTGATCCGGATTCTTTCTCTGGTTAAACTCTAcctttgttaaaattaaaacacaggCATTTTTGTTCTCCAACGTGtagaaaactaataaatttaaaaaaaaaaaaattcaaattttaatttccaaaaataaaaaaaatacaacaaattttattatagaAGTATCATcactaaattcaaatttcagtttatatttcatttttcggtttattttagtgaaaaaagttCGGCTCTCAAGCAATGGTGGAACAAATGTGGAAGTGACAGaagtattaataaatttatagaaGTACGGATATACATCCTCCAAAGATGAGCTGCACCCGATGCAATTTAGATCTAATGGCCttcattaatattacatcattatattatttataatttttttataaaataaacataatatttaatgGTCAAGATCCATGCAGTGGGTAGGCAGCTGCAGATGATATGAATCCATTGAAGTACATAGCTGTTGAAGACTTGCAGTAGTTGTTTTACTCTcttcatttgattattttattatatatcatctTAACAATGTGATTATTGTAGTATGATTAACTTCGGAATTTAGTGACAAAGGTGTGGCTCAATTAAATATTGAATCGAACCAATCAAGAAGACTAGCGAGCACATAATCAATAGATGCAATTCCAAAATTGATTCCTGGACATTCTCTTCTCCCACAACCAAATGGAATAAACTGAAAGTATTCTTGACCTTTAAAATGAACTTGACTATTTTCAAATCTCTCTGGTAGGAACTCTTCAGGACTTTCCCAAAATTCAGGATCCCTTTGAATTGCCCATGCATTTATATATACCATTGTTTCTGCTGGAATATCATATCCTTTGAGTTTTACACTGGACATTGTTTCTCTAGGAGCCAAAAGAGGAGTAGGCGGATGTAACCTTAGAGTTTCTTTGACTACGCATTTTAGGTAGTGCATTTGAGTAACATCATTTTCTTCCACATTTGATTTATGACCCACAATTGATTCTCACTTCCTCTTGTACTTTTCTCATTATGATCGGATTTCTTACCAGCTCTGAAATAGCCCATTCTAATGTTGATGAAGTTGTGTCAGTGCCTCCGATAAACAtgtcctaaaataattggaattttCGTGAAATTTGTTAAGTTCATTCATTTGTCAAGGTAGAATATTAAGAGTTATCAAATGAAGTAATAGACttcaatattttaataacttCAAAAGTGCTTTACATCCTGTATGTCAATGTTTTTGGGGCTTCGCGCGTCCATGGCTATACAATTCTAGAGATCCCACTGCGAAAAGTGCGTATCTATAAGCATAAGCATTCCGATTCTCTTGTTAGAATTTGACAAAGTAACAACACTAAGTACAGATTATGCACCTGGTTCTGTGAGTTTGAGGGGGGGTTTGTATATCCCTAGTTCATGCTAGAgttatattttctcttatttcaaatataagaaaaaaatatttgatattaactaagaaaaagttaattaatcatatttttaaatgtatccatctcaattaaaaaatatttttttctcaacttatcttttatttgaatttattattatagataaaaaagaattattaaaactaacgcctaaattaaataaaatatattttaaaaatgatatcactaaataaaatcaatttaattaatttttttatatttaaaaaaaatatttttttccttatataagACCTTCCTTTATGTTGTGATAATGAATTTGTCTTTACAATCATAATAACGAGTCTCGAGGTGTAACGCTAGTCTTGCTGTATGCAAGACTTTATGGTTGCATGGGATCCTTGACATGACTGCAACAATGAAAGTATGGTAATGGACCATCTAGTAATAGTAGTCCTTATGCCAAAGGCATAGGGGGAATCGATAGTGTGCATCGACTCGGGTTGTTTGATCTTTGCTTAAGCCCAGTGCATAAATCAACGAAGACTACCAAGCCAAAGGTGCCTTGCAACAAAAATATCCACACCAGGTAAAACAATGGTTGACTCAATTTGTGCAGGTCAAAGTCATCCACATAACACGAGAAGATAATGATGCATAAGCAAGCATCTTGTCCAAGCTCGCCAGCATTAAAAACTATGGAAGCAATAAAACGATGGTCCAAGAAGAAATTTTGCAACCAAGCATGGTCATGGAGACTGAGGCAAAGGAAAACTAGATGACTCTAATCAAGGCCTACTCCATAGAGGGGAAACTTACTGAGGACAAAGCGAAACCttagaaattgaaatgaaaagtCGCCCATAACACAAAGTATTGAGAGTCAAGTGCTATTGGTTCAACATGGAGACCAACAAGTTCAAGCACGTTACAATGAGTAAAAAATTCCAACACCATGCAGACATCACATCGCATCACCAACCAAGCTCAACATCCTATCATCCCCTTGGCCATTCATTTGGTGGGGCATCGATATACTCAGACCTTTACCCTTGGCTTCAAGACAAGTTAAGTACCTCATAGTTGCAATAGACTATTGCACCTAATAGATAAAATTAATGCCCCTCAAACTGCTTGAACCAGGTACACAATCTGCTATTGCCTATTGGCGTTGTTACTTTGCCAAACTCTAACAAGAGCGTCAGAATGTTTGCAGGTACACACTCCCTATTGTGATTCCAGGGAACTATGGGAGCCATGACGTGTATAGCCCCTCATCCGTGGGAAGAATATGTCCTTACCTCATAATCACCCCATTGATCACTCATATATATGTTTAACACTAACCAATTAGATACTGTCAAAAACCACAAAATGTATACCAATTATGCAAGTGCCAATGATTaccaaaaaataatgttattgctGAGGTTGCACATATGCAAAAAAGAACAAGAGATTTTCTTGCTTAGAAACAGCTAAAAATGTTTACACCTGAATTACTTATAACGAAAtgttttaaatagaaaatttcaTAGCAatatatgaaacaaaaataagtttaagaTTCTCTCTTTTAAGTAATTAGGTATATTTCAATCTGAAGTGCCCAAACATACACGAGCAATTTTGTGCTTTAGAGTGAATTTAGACAGAAAGAAAGTGATgtaagaaagggggagaaagatACCGTTATTAGTGCTTTGAGGTCATTTTTGGTGAGCTCAAAGCTGAGCATGCTATCCTCTTGAAGTTGGAGTAGGATATCCACTAAGTCTTTTCCTTTTGGACTGTTCCCCTTCTGTTTTCCCAGTCAAATGTTTTGCAATTGCCTGATCAAACAAAGCATCCATTGCTCCAGCTGTGGCCTTGTATTTCTGAATTTTTCCGGTGAGAACATCAATCCAACCCAACCATGGGAAGTAATCTCTCACTGTGAAAGCTGCGAGATAAAT
This genomic interval from Glycine max cultivar Williams 82 chromosome 5, Glycine_max_v4.0, whole genome shotgun sequence contains the following:
- the LOC100781362 gene encoding LOW QUALITY PROTEIN: cytochrome P450 71A1-like (The sequence of the model RefSeq protein was modified relative to this genomic sequence to represent the inferred CDS: deleted 2 bases in 2 codons), which translates into the protein MLFQLARRTRSRSKTNLNLPPSPPKLPIIGNLHQLGTLPHRSLRDLSLKYGDMMMLQLGQRQTPTLVVSSAEVAMEIMKTHDLAFSNRPQNTAAKILLYGCTDVGFALYGEKWRQKRKICVLELLSMKRVQSFRVIREEEVAELVNKLREASSSDAYYVNLSKMLISTANNIICKCAFGWKYTGDGYSSVKELARDTMIYLAAFTVRDYFPWLGWIDVLTGKIQKYKATAGAMDALFDQAIAKHLTGKQKGNSPKGKDLVDILLQLQEDSMLSFELTKNDLKALITDMFIGGTDTTSSTLEWAISELVRNPIIMRKVQEEVRSIVGHKSNVEENDVTQMHYLKCVVKETLRLHPPTPLLAPRETMSSVKLKGYDIPAETMVYINAWAIQRDPEFWESPEEFLPERFENSQVHFKGQEYFQFIPFGCGRRECPGINFGIASIDYVLASLLDWFDSIFN